Proteins from a genomic interval of Maylandia zebra isolate NMK-2024a linkage group LG15, Mzebra_GT3a, whole genome shotgun sequence:
- the LOC106676956 gene encoding hepatic sodium/bile acid cotransporter — translation MNNTANLTSHQDLWRNVTVGNTTWVYRPAVNSALNDAISAVVIIIIIINMVSLGCTMEVSKIKYHIMKPKGVAIAVVSQYVIMPLTAFCLAKGFQLSDITAVSVLVCGCCPGGQFSNTLTLALKGDINLSIVMTSCSMLLAMGMMPLLLYIYCKSFPSVRNAVPYVQIILSLVLTLVPCGIGILINTYRPQYSKRVTKVGMIILLIFTVVTLTLAIIANGRYILTVLSPSLLAIAGLMPLIGYCFGYVFSAIFRLSQRERRTVSMETGCQNIVLCATILKVAFPIEVVGPLYLFPVVYFVFQFFEAAMIIMLFWCYQRFKKKEKEPYQPAATGEDLKESDV, via the exons ATGAACAACACAGCAAACCTGACCTCTCATCAAGATTTGTGGCGCAATGTGACAGttggaaacaccacctgggtttACCGTCCTGCTGTGAACTCTGCTCTTAATGATGCCATTTCAGCAGTGGTTAtaatcataatcatcatcaacATGGTTTCACTTGGATGCACCATGGAGGTGTCTAAGATCAAG TATCACATCATGAAACCTAAGGGGGTGGCTATTGCAGTTGTGTCCCAGTATGTGATCATGCCTCTTACAGCCTTTTGCTTGGCTAAG GGGTTCCAGTTGAGTGATATAACAGCTGTGAGTGTTCTGGTCTGTGGCTGCTGTCCTGGAGGACAGTTCTCCAACACATTGACTCTGGCACTAAAGGGGGACATCAACCTCAG CATCGTGATGACTTCCTGCTCCATGTTGTTGGCTATGGGTATGATGCCTCTCCTGCTCTACATCTACTGCAAGAGTTTCCCCAGCGTGCGGAACGCTGTCCCGTATGTTCAAATCATCTTATCGTTGGTCTTGACCCTTGTCCCGTGTGGCATCGGCATCCTCATCAACACCTACAGGCCACAGTATTCAAAGAGGGTCACAAAG GTAGGCATGATTATCTTGCTGATTTTTACTGTGGTGACCTTGACCTTAGCTATTATTGCAAACGGACGCTACATCCTGACTGTGCTGTCTCCTTCACTCTTGGCCATCGCTGGTCTCATGCCTTTGATAGGCTACTGCTTTGGATATGTCTTCTCTGCGATCTTCAGACTCAGCCAAAG GGAGCGGAGGACCGTTTCCATGGAAACAGGCTGTCAGAATATTGTGCTGTGCGCCACCATATTGAAGGTAGCCTTCCCTATCGAAGTGGTGGGTCCTCTGTATCTATTCCCGGTAGTCTACTTTGTGTTTCAGTTCTTCGAGGCGGCGATGATCATCATGCTGTTTTGGTGCTACCAAAGGttcaagaaaaaggagaaag AGCCTTACCAGCCTGCGGCCACTGGAGAGGATTTGAAAgagtctgatgtgtga